In Streptococcus mitis, the DNA window AAGATTGCTGAGATGAACTACCTCTTGGAGAACAAGGCCAGCCGTCTTGGGGTACGTTCTTCTGACCCAGGTGCTTTGAACGGTGTGGACGCTGACAAACTTTCAGCTTCTGCAAAAGCGATGGGACTGGCTATGAAGCCAATGCGTATTGCAACTCAATCCAACAAGGTTAGCTGGACTGTGGCAGCCGCTGCTGGACTTGAGTGGGCTAAAAAAGTCTTTCCAAATGCTGCGAGCGACGAAGAAGCAGTCGATCTCCTTTGGGACCAAATTTTTAAAACTTGTCGTGTCTATGAAGAAAATCCTGTTAAGGCTTGGGAAGAACATGCAGCCATCCTCAAGAGCAAGGCTGATATGCTTAATAAAGAGCAATTTTCAGCCCTTCACTATACAGCGCCAGGGACAGATTTGACCCTTGGCTTGCCGAAGAACCACGTTTGGGAATCAGCTGGTGCAATCAATGCACAGGGCGAAGGATTCTTGCCAAATATGCCGACAGAGGAAGTCTTCACAGCACCTGATTTTCGTCGCGCAGATGGTTATGTCACTTCTACAAAACCGCTTAGCTATAACGGAAATATCATTGAAGGTATTAAGGTAACCTTTAAGGATGGACAAATCGTAGATATCACTGCTGAGAAGGGTGATCAGGTCATGAAAGACCTTGTCTTTGAAAATGCGGGTGCGCGTGCCTTGGGTGAATGTGCCTTGGTACCAGATCCAAGCCCAATTTCTCAGTCAGGCATTACCTTCTTCAACACCCTTTTCGATGAGAATGCGTCAAACCACTTGGCTATCGGTGCAGCCTATGCGACTAGCGTCGTTGGTGGAGCAGAGATGAGCGAAGAAGAGCTTGAAGCTGCGGGGCTTAACCGTTCAGATGTTCACGTGGATTTTATGATTGGGTCTAGTCAAATGGATATCGATGGTATCCGTGAGGATGGGACACGTGTACCACTCTTCCGTAACGGAGATTGGGCAAATTAAGGAGATAATATGTTAGGAAGTATGTTCGTTGGTCTCCTAGTGGGACTCTTGGCAGGTGCTTTGACCAATCGTGGAGAACGTATGGGATGTTTTGGAAAAATGTTTCTCGGTTGGATTGGTGCCTTTATAGGCCACTTGCTTTTTGGGACTTGGGGACCGATAATAGCAGGAACTGCCATTATTCCGGCAGTACTAGGTTCCATGATTGTCTTAGCGATTTTCTGGAGACGAGGAAGTTAATTTCTTAAATCTGATACTCAATGAAAATCAAAGAGCAAACTAGGAAACTAGCCGCAGGCTGCTCAAAGCACTGTTTTGAGGTTGCAGATAGAACTGACGAAGTCAGTAACATATATACGGCAAGGCGACGTTGACGCGGTTTGAAGAGATTTTTGAAGAGTATGAAACGAAAAGGAGGTTGGTCATTGTACCAGCCTCCTTTTGAGTATGATATAATAGTTCTATGAGATTAGATAAATTTTTAGTTGCCTGCGCTGTAGGGAGCCGGACAGAGGTCAAAAACATGCTCAAGACTGGGCGCGTGACTGTAAATGGTAAAAAAGAGAAATCAGCTAAATTGCAGATTGATGAAAAAATAGATGAGATTCGCTTTGATGGGCAAGTGTTGGAGTATGAAGAGTTTGTCTACTATATGATGAACAAGCCCCAAGGTGTTATTTCAGCGACTGAGGATCCTAAGCACAGAACCGTTCTGGACTTGTTGGATGACTTGGCGCGTAGCAAGGAAGTTTTCCCAGTAGGACGCTTGGATATTGACACGCATGGCCTTTTGCTCTTGACCAATGATGGTCAGCTGGCTCATGCTCTTCTTTCGCCCAAGCGTCATGTGGACAAGACTTATCTTGCACAAGTCAAGGGAATCATGACCCAAGGAGATGTGGAGACATTTGCTGAGGGTATTCCTCTCAAAGACTTTACTTGTCAACCCGCTAAACTGGAGCTTGTGTCTATAGATACAGAAAAGAATCAAAGCCAAATCCGTGTGACCATTGCAGAAGGGAAGTTCCATCAGGTCAAACGAATGGTTGCCTATTGCGGCAAGGAAGTAGTAGACTTGCAACGTTTGACTATGGGAACTTTAGTCTTGGATGAGAACTTAGAACGAGGAGAATGGCGTCGCTTGACCAAAGAAGAATTAGAAGTTCTCCGTGCTGGTATTGTTTAATTTAGTTTATATTTGAAAAAGGTGAGGAAGAATGTCCTTGCCTTTTATGTTTTTCAGTTGCTTCCTTTGTGAAAAGAGTTATAATAGACTGTAGAATAAAAGGAGGACTCTATGAACGCGATTCAAGAATCATTTACTGATAAACTATTTGCCAACTATGAAGCAAATGTCAAATACCAAGCAATTGAAAATGCTGCTAGTCATAACGGAATTTTTGCAGCCCTAGAACGTCGCCAAAGCCATGTAGACAATACGCCTGTTTTCTCATTGGATTTGACCAGGGACAAGGTCACTAACCAGAAGGCTTCTGGTCGTTGCTGGATGTTCGCAGCCCTCAACACCTTTCGCCACAAACTCATCTCGCAATACAAATTGGAAAATTTTGAGTTATCACAGGCCCACACATTCTTCTGGGACAAGTATGAGAAATCAAACTGGTTCTTGGAGCAAGTCATTGCGACTGCAGACCAAGATTTGACGAGCCGTAAGGTTAAATTCCTACTTCAAACTCCACAACAAGATGGCGGTCAATGGGATATGGTCGTTTCTCTCTTTGAGAAATACGGTGTCGTGCCTAAGTCAGTTTACCCTGAGTCTGTTTCATCTAGTAGCAGCCGTGAGTTAAATGCCATTCTCAACAAATTGCTTCGTCAAGATGCTCAAATCTTGCGTGACTTGCTTGCTTCTGGTGCTGACAAAGCGACTGTTCAATCTAAGAAAGAAGACCTCTTGCAAGAAATTTTTAACTTCCTTGCTATGTCATTGGGTCTTCCGCCACGTAAATTTGACTTTGCTTATCGCGATAAAGATAACAACTACCAAAGTGAAAAGGGCATTACACCACAAGAGTTTTACAAGAAATATGTCAATCTTCCTCTAGAAGACTATGTTTCTGTTATCAATGCCCCAACTGCTGATAAACCATACGGTAAATCGTACACAGTTGAGATGTTGGGGAATGTCGTTGGTAGCCGCGAGGTTCGTTATATCAACGTTCCAATGGAGCGCTTGAAAGAATTGGCGATTGCCCAAATGCAAGCAGGTGAGACTGTTTGGTTTGGTTCTGATGTCGGCCAGCTCAGCAACCGTAAAGCTGGAATTCTTGCGACAGATGTTTATGACTTTGAATCAAGCATGGATATTAAACTCATTCAAGACAAGGCTGGACGTTTGGACTACAGTGAGAGCTTGATGACCCACGCTATGGTCTTGACAGGTGTGGATTTGGACGAAAATGGGAAATCAACTAAGTGGAAGGTTGAAAACTCATGGGGAGACAAGGTCGGTACAGATGGTTACTTTGTTGCCTCAGATGCTTGGATGGACGAATACACTTACCAAATCGTTGTTCGCAAAGAATTGCTGACAGCCGAAGAACAAGCTGCCTATGAAGCAGAACCAATCGTACTTGCACCATGGGATCCAATGGGAGCCTTGGCAGAATAATACTCAATGAAAATCAAAGAGCAAACTAGGAAGCTAGCCGCAGGCTGTACTTGAGTACGGTAAGGCGACGCTGACGTGGTTTGAATTTGATTTTCGAAGAGTATAAAAGCATAGAAAAAAGGAATCAGGCTTAGAACCTGGTTCCTTTTAAGTTGCTTGATTACATGATACCGAAGAAACGAGCTGCGATACCTACTGCAAAGAGTGCAAGGATGATTGAGATAGGTGATACTTTTTTCTTAAGCAACCACATGCAAAGGAAAGTAAGGAGAAGTCCCATCAATCCTGGAATCAATGAGTTCAACTGACTTTGAAGGGTTTGTGGTTGAATCTTATCTAGGCTCAATCCACCAAGTGCTTGACCAAGGATACCTTTCAATTCAGCACCTGATACAGGACCTTCTGGGAAGTTGATGTAGGCACCTTCAGCCAATTGTTTACCAGGAAGGTTAACAGTGAAGTTAATCGATACCCAACGTTGTACAAGAACGGCAAGGATGAACATACCAAGGATAGAAGCACCTTTAGTGATGTCTTTCAAGATACCACCAGACATGTCTTTAGTGATTTCAGAACCAGCCTTGTAACCAAACTCTTGTGTGTACCATAGGAAGGCCATACGGATCGCATTCCATCCGAAGAAGAAGAGAAGTGGACCAACCAAGTTACCAGATGCAGCAAGTGATGCACCAAGAGCTCCAAGGATAGGACGAACTGTAAACCAGAATACTGGGTCACCGATACCAGCAAGAGGTCCCATCATACCGATTTTAACCCCTTGGATAGCAGCGTCGTCGATTTCAACACCGTTCGCACGTTCTTCTTCAAGTGCAAGAGTAACTCCCATGATTGGAGCAGCTACGTATGGGTGAGTGTTGAAGAACTCAAGGTGACGCTCAAGAGCAGCAGCTTGGTCTTCTTTAGTAGTGTACAATTTTTTGATAGCTGGGATCAATGAATAAGCCCAACCCAAGTTTTGCATACGCTCGTAGTTCCAAGAACCTTGAAGGAATTGTGAACGCCACCAAACTTTTTTACGATCTGATTTTGATAATTGAAGTTTTTCAGTCATGATTGTTCCCCTTTCTAGTAGTCTTCTAGGATATCACCGATTGGGTCGTTAGAAGTCGCAGCTCCGCCGCTACCGTTACCACCTTGTTTTGAAAGGTTAAGGTAGATGAAGGCAAGGGCAACACCGACTACACCAAGGGCAATTAAAGTCAATTGAGAAATGGCAGCAAAAGCAAAACCGATTGCGAAGAATGGCCATACTTCACGAGTTGCCATCATGTTGATAACCATAGCGTAACCAACGGCAACGACCATAGCACCACCGACAGCCATACCACCGTTCAACCAGTCTGGCATCAATTTAAGAGCATCTTGAACGGCAGAAGCTGGGATAGCGATAAGGAAGGCTGCAGGGATAGCAATACGAAGACCTTGAAGAAGAAGTGCGATAAAGTGAGCACGTTCAACAGCTGCAATATTTCCTTCTTTAGCAGCAGCATCTGCAGTGTGAACCAAACCAACTGAGATTGTACGAACAATCATAGTCAAGAAAAGTCCAGCTACGGCAAGAGGGATAGCTGTTGCTGTTGCAACGGCGATACCTTCAGTAGTAAAGT includes these proteins:
- a CDS encoding PTS mannose/fructose/sorbose transporter subunit IIC, coding for MSDISIISAVLVVVVAFLAGLEGILDQFQFHQPIVACTLIGLATGNLEAGVMLGGSLQMIALGWANIGAAVAPDAALASVAAAIILIKGGNFTTEGIAVATATAIPLAVAGLFLTMIVRTISVGLVHTADAAAKEGNIAAVERAHFIALLLQGLRIAIPAAFLIAIPASAVQDALKLMPDWLNGGMAVGGAMVVAVGYAMVINMMATREVWPFFAIGFAFAAISQLTLIALGVVGVALAFIYLNLSKQGGNGSGGAATSNDPIGDILEDY
- a CDS encoding PTS system mannose/fructose/sorbose family transporter subunit IID, translating into MTEKLQLSKSDRKKVWWRSQFLQGSWNYERMQNLGWAYSLIPAIKKLYTTKEDQAAALERHLEFFNTHPYVAAPIMGVTLALEEERANGVEIDDAAIQGVKIGMMGPLAGIGDPVFWFTVRPILGALGASLAASGNLVGPLLFFFGWNAIRMAFLWYTQEFGYKAGSEITKDMSGGILKDITKGASILGMFILAVLVQRWVSINFTVNLPGKQLAEGAYINFPEGPVSGAELKGILGQALGGLSLDKIQPQTLQSQLNSLIPGLMGLLLTFLCMWLLKKKVSPISIILALFAVGIAARFFGIM
- a CDS encoding GlsB/YeaQ/YmgE family stress response membrane protein, which gives rise to MLGSMFVGLLVGLLAGALTNRGERMGCFGKMFLGWIGAFIGHLLFGTWGPIIAGTAIIPAVLGSMIVLAIFWRRGS
- a CDS encoding aminopeptidase, with translation MVLPNFKENLEKYAKLLVANGINVQPGHTLALSIDVEQRELAHLIVKEAYALGAHEVIVQWTDDVINREKFLHAPMERLDNVPEYKIAEMNYLLENKASRLGVRSSDPGALNGVDADKLSASAKAMGLAMKPMRIATQSNKVSWTVAAAAGLEWAKKVFPNAASDEEAVDLLWDQIFKTCRVYEENPVKAWEEHAAILKSKADMLNKEQFSALHYTAPGTDLTLGLPKNHVWESAGAINAQGEGFLPNMPTEEVFTAPDFRRADGYVTSTKPLSYNGNIIEGIKVTFKDGQIVDITAEKGDQVMKDLVFENAGARALGECALVPDPSPISQSGITFFNTLFDENASNHLAIGAAYATSVVGGAEMSEEELEAAGLNRSDVHVDFMIGSSQMDIDGIREDGTRVPLFRNGDWAN
- a CDS encoding pseudouridine synthase, giving the protein MRLDKFLVACAVGSRTEVKNMLKTGRVTVNGKKEKSAKLQIDEKIDEIRFDGQVLEYEEFVYYMMNKPQGVISATEDPKHRTVLDLLDDLARSKEVFPVGRLDIDTHGLLLLTNDGQLAHALLSPKRHVDKTYLAQVKGIMTQGDVETFAEGIPLKDFTCQPAKLELVSIDTEKNQSQIRVTIAEGKFHQVKRMVAYCGKEVVDLQRLTMGTLVLDENLERGEWRRLTKEELEVLRAGIV
- the pepC gene encoding aminopeptidase C; protein product: MNAIQESFTDKLFANYEANVKYQAIENAASHNGIFAALERRQSHVDNTPVFSLDLTRDKVTNQKASGRCWMFAALNTFRHKLISQYKLENFELSQAHTFFWDKYEKSNWFLEQVIATADQDLTSRKVKFLLQTPQQDGGQWDMVVSLFEKYGVVPKSVYPESVSSSSSRELNAILNKLLRQDAQILRDLLASGADKATVQSKKEDLLQEIFNFLAMSLGLPPRKFDFAYRDKDNNYQSEKGITPQEFYKKYVNLPLEDYVSVINAPTADKPYGKSYTVEMLGNVVGSREVRYINVPMERLKELAIAQMQAGETVWFGSDVGQLSNRKAGILATDVYDFESSMDIKLIQDKAGRLDYSESLMTHAMVLTGVDLDENGKSTKWKVENSWGDKVGTDGYFVASDAWMDEYTYQIVVRKELLTAEEQAAYEAEPIVLAPWDPMGALAE